In a single window of the Rhodamnia argentea isolate NSW1041297 chromosome 2, ASM2092103v1, whole genome shotgun sequence genome:
- the LOC115739501 gene encoding chaperone protein DnaJ-like gives MMWEDSFPQHDGGEPEQESPFNFDFFSLLSKPKDYYKILEVDYDASEEAIRSNYIRLALKWHPDKQKGQDDVTSRFQEINEAYQVLSDPAKRREYDTKGMLHVHDYNIVEYLNRYKGLILTCNGLGIRQSIW, from the exons ATGATGTGGGAAGACTCTTTTCCGCAGCACGACGGCGGCGAGCCCGAGCAAGAATCTCCCTTCAATTTCgacttcttctctctcctatcCAAACCCAAG GATTATTATAAGATTTTGGAGGTGGATTACGATGCCTCTGAGGAAGCGATTCGGTCTAATTACATCCGGCTTGCACTG AAATGGCATCCGGACAAACAGAAGGGTCAGGATGATGTGACTTCAAGGTTTCAAGAGATAAATGAAGCGTACCAGG TTCTCAGCGATCCTGCCAAAAGAAGAGAATATGACACGAAAGGGATGCTACATGTTCATGATTACAATATAGTT GAGTATCTTAACCGCTACAAAGGCCTTATATTGACATGTAATGGCTTAGGGATCCGGCAATCAATTTGGTGA